In Apium graveolens cultivar Ventura chromosome 10, ASM990537v1, whole genome shotgun sequence, the following are encoded in one genomic region:
- the LOC141690092 gene encoding autophagy-related protein 13a, giving the protein MDGQSGYSHGDHGRFEQILSQFLLKSLHMILDSRVPSIHPYNRKNDQVKKSDKWFSLVLGDRPAALDNLSFWHRNLMDPMIIDIILVQDVPNYLPQPSLREQEETVIERWVVQFESVRTATPQGGDSSAAYKKTYKKLIILLRSLFSMMRLLPAHRAFRKLCSSSKSCDYDINYKVSSFSAPFSRSEEELMKRYSFSPVEAHQGCFSISVTYRESLSDFNLETSALFPPQIISDYVGSPATDPLRAFPSAGTGVCATSVPSRGILSTSTHSERPHSWTSGIHRGVSLPHNQPFGGSPPIYYSSGGQNDFSSSPTDIYGHRIPNYRLPNHYKNNSFDAYQLSPPFSPSTSPSPPTHLTGGTFMQSRLRSESSPVSIPHPMLGRSPRYLSPNLSDTSRHSLPPLSPRNAKHDSSSQESPSGMRSLRKLDLSRAGELNSGIPISYTGQKLSGDNKDDSGRFSSLLSSSGSPRIGFSRSSSRISFQDDLDDCDFSCPFIVDDVDTSDHQSSQNLDRSKTSEVSSQVISTARKSHDAAVGALVHMFRTAPPLRQDSSCYSSMPLKQEVEQGAGSSSAFFLPRKTSDALEELRAYKDMKDLLLSKSARVAAKEEA; this is encoded by the exons ATGGATGGGCAGAGTGGTTATTCTCATGGTGACCATGGACGTTTCGAACAAATTCTTTCTCAGTTTCTTTTGAAAAGCTTGCACATGATATTGGACTCGCGGGTTCCGTCCATTCATCCTTATAATCGCAAAAATGATCAGGTGAAAAAGAGTGACAAATGGTTCAGCTTAGTGTTAGGGGATCGTCCAGCTGCTTTGGATAATCTAAGTTTCTGGCATAGAAATTTGATGGATCCCATGATAATTGACATTATACTTGTTCAAGATGTGCCTAATTATTTGCCTCAGCCATCACTGAGGGAACAAGAGGAGACAGTCATAGAGAGGTGGGTTGTTCAATTCGAGTCTGTTAGGACTGCGACTCCTCAAGGTGGAGATTCTTCTGCAGCTTATAAGAAAACATATAAGAAACTAATTATCCTTTTACGTTCGCTTTTTTCAATGATGAGGCTTCTTCCAGCACACCGAGCCTTCCGTAAGTTATGTTCATCTAGCAAGAGTTGTGATTATGATATAAATTACAAGGTGTCTTCCTTTAGTGCTCCGTTCTCAAGGTCAGAGGAAGAACTAATGAAGCGATATAGTTTTAGTCCTGTTGAGGCACACCAAGGTTGCTTTTCAATATCTGTAACATATCGTGAAAGTCTTTCCGACTTTAACTTGGAGACTTCAGCATTGTTCCCGCCCCAGATTATTTCAGATTATGTTGGTAGCCCAGCAACAGATCCTTTGAGGGCTTTCCCTTCAGCTGGAACAGGTGTTTGTGCTACATCCGTTCCATCTAGAGGTATTCTATCAACATCGACACATTCTGAACGCCCTCACAGCTGGACAAGTGGCATTCACAGAGGAGTTTCTTTACCGCATAACCAACCCTTTGGTGGATCTCCACCGATATATTACTCATCTGGtggtcaaaatgatttttcttcTTCCCCAACTGATATATATGGTCATAGAATTCCTAACTATAGATTGCCGAATCACTACAAAAATAATAGTTTTGATGCTTACCAGCTTTCACCGCCATTCTCACCATCTACTTCTCCATCTCCTCCAACACATCTTACTGGTGGGACTTTTATGCAAAGTCGACTACGATCAGAGAGTTCCCCCGTAAGTATTCCCCACCCTATGTTGGGAAGGAGTCCAAGGTATCTCTCTCCCAATTTGTCAGACACGAGCAGGCATTCACTTCCTCCTTTATCCCCTAGAAACGCTAAGCATGATTCTTCCTCACAAGAGTCTCCGTCTGGAATGAGGTCGTTGAGAAAATTGGACTTATCAAGGGCTGGGGAGTTGAATTCTGGAATACCAATTTCATATACCGGTCAAAAG TTGTCAGGAGATAATAAAGATGACTCAGGAAGGTTTTCAAGTTTGCTCTCTTCTAGTGGTTCACCGCGAATTGGATTCTCAAGAAGCTCTAGTAGAATTTCTTTCCaggatgatttggatgattgTGACTTCTCATGTCCTTTCATTGTGGATGACGTTGATACTTCTGATCACCAATCCAG TCAAAATCTTGATAGATCAAAAACTTCAGAAGTTAGTTCTCAAGTAATCTCAACAGCTAGAAAATCGCATGATGCTGCCGTCGGTGCCCTCGTTCACATGTTTAGAACAGCACCTCCTTTGCGACAAGATTCTAGTTGCTACTCATCAATGCCATTGAAACAAGAAGTTGAGCAAGGAGCTGGATCTTCGTCTGCGTTTTTTTTGCCCAGAAAGACATCAGATGCACTGGAGGAGCTCAGGGCTTACAAAGATATGAAAGATCTTCTTCTTTCAAAGAGTGCTAGAGTGGCTGCGAAGGAAGAAGCTTAG
- the LOC141691929 gene encoding ABC transporter B family member 13-like translates to MAVQKTDQDEPNREETEEDLKKVAEGVAFRELLSYADGLDWTLMALGTLGSTIHGLAQPVGYMLLGKALDAFGENINNDEAMVKALKKVIPFVWYMAIATFPAGILEVGCWMYTSQRQAARIRLSFLRAVLRQDIGAFDTDLTSGKITSGISNHMTLIQDAIGEKLGHFLSCFATFFSGVVIALISSWEVSLLSLLVVPLILIIGATYTKKMSVISAAKTSFLSETTAMVQQTISQIKTVYAFVGENSAVKSFTEQLERQLVLSRGEALIKGVGTGMFQTVTFCSWSLIVWVGAVVVAARRSTGGDVLAAVMSILFGAIALTYAAPDMQIFNQATAAGKEVFEVIRRKSAISIDSKGKTLELVEGNIDIRNIHFSYPSRPEKRILQGFSLSIPAGKVVALVGSSGCGKSTIISLLARFYDPAEGEIFIDNNNIKELDLKFLRKNIGVVSQEPSLFTGTIKDNMKLGNKDADDQQIESAAVMANAHSFISQLPNQYLTEVGQNGVQLSGGQKQRIAIARAILKNPPILMLDEATSALDSESEKLVQNALETAMQGRTVILIAHRLSTIVNADMIVVVDNGQVTESGKHHDLLDSSKFYNNLVNMQNITVEDSTRVIDDDDDDDDGETAGTELKDSSENQEKLITPSELINKLPDFLEQEKQKEEKSWDIFFRLWFGLNRNELVKTAIGTFAAAFSGISKPIFGFFIITIGVAYYKPDSKEKVGKYSLIFSSIGLLSLLSHTLQHYFFGVIGEKAMRNLRQALYSAVLSNELAWFDSPKNSVGSLTSRIISETSTVKTIISDRMSVILQCISSILIATIVSLIVNWRMALVAWAVMPCHFIGGLIQAKSAKGFSGDNAAAQSELVSLTSETTANIRTVVSFCHEDNILQKARVQLKKSTSKNRKESIKYGIIQGISLFLWNVAHAIALWYTTVLVEKKQANFENGIRAYQIFSLTVPSITELWTLIPTVVSAISVLTPAFQTLDRQTKIDPDTIEDPPTEKINGEIQFQNIHFHYPLRPEVTILNNFSLHIEAGSKVALVGPSGAGKSSVLALLLRFYLPREGSILIDGKNIEKYNLRKLRTQIGLVQQEPLLFSCSIRENICYGNEGASETEIIEVSKNSNIHEFISNLPYGYDTVVGEKGCQLSGGQKQRIAIARTLLKKPAIMLLDEATSALDAESESAVVHALESIQLNSGGLLTKTTQITVAHRLSTIKNSDTIVVMDKGSVVEMGTHSTLKHISEGVYSRFYRLQSVRH, encoded by the exons ATGGCAGTGCAAAAGACTGATCAAGATGAGCCAAACAGAGAGGAAACAGAGGAGGACCTTAAGAAAGTTGCAGAGGGAGTGGCGTTTCGCGAGCTTCTGAGCTATGCAGATGGACTGGATTGGACGTTGATGGCGCTTGGTACGCTAGGATCGACTATCCATGGCCTCGCGCAACCTGTTGGCTACATGCTGCTCGGGAAAGCCCTTGATGCATTTGGTGAAAACATTAACAACGACGAGGCCATGGTTAAAGCGTTAAAGAAG GTTATACCATTTGTGTGGTACATGGCCATTGCTACCTTTCCTGCTGGCATACTAG AGGTTGGATGCTGGATGTACACAAGTCAGAGGCAGGCAGCACGAATAAGACTGTCATTTCTGCGTGCAGTACTCAGACAGGATATTGGAGCTTTCGACACAGATTTAACCAGCGGTAAAATCACCAGCGGCATAAGCAACCACATGACTCTCATACAAGATGCTATTGGAGAGAAG TTGGGCCATTTTCTGTCATGCTTTGCAACTTTCTTCTCTGGAGTTGTGATTGCTTTGATATCGAGTTGGGAAGTTTCACTCCTTTCACTACTGGTTGTTCCTCTGATTCTTATAATTGGAGCAACGTATACCAAGAAAATGAGTGTCATTTCTGCTGCAAAGACATCGTTTTTGTCAGAAACCACAGCGATGGTTCAGCAG ACTATATCCCAAATCAAAACAGTTTATGCATTTGTAGGAGAAAATTCTGCAGTCAAATCTTTTACAGAACAGTTGGAGAGACAATTAGTACTAAGCAGGGGAGAAGCATTGATAAAAGGAGTTGGAACCGGTATGTTCCAAACTGTGACATTTTGTTCCTGGTCTCTGATTGTTTGGGTTGGAGCGGTTGTGGTTGCAGCTAGAAGATCCACCGGAGGAGATGTCCTAGCTGCAGTAATGAGCATTTTATTTGGAGCTAT AGCACTTACTTATGCTGCGCCAGACATGCAAATTTTCAATCAGGCCACAGCTGCAGGAAAGGAAGTGTTTGAGGTGATCAGAAGAAAATCAGCAATAAGTATCGACTCAAAAGGGAAGACACTGGAGCTAGTCGAGGGCAACATTGACATACGTAACATACACTTTTCTTATCCATCCAGACCAGAGAAGCGCATACTTCAAGGGTTTTCATTGTCAATTCCAGCAGGAAAGGTGGTTGCTTTAGTGGGCAGTAGTGGCTGTGGGAAGAGCACTATCATCTCCCTATTGGCAAGATTCTATGATCCTGCAGAAG GAGAGATTTTCATTGACAACAACAACATAAAAGAACTTGATTTGAAGTTCCTCAGGAAAAACATAGGAGTAGTTTCTCAGGAGCCATCACTATTTACGGGTACCATCAAGGATAACATGAAGTTAGGAAACAAAGATGCAGATGACCAACAGATTGAGAGTGCCGCAGTGATGGCAAATGCTCACTCTTTCATATCTCAACTTCCAAATCAATACTTAACAGAG GTAGGACAAAATGGGGTGCAATTATCCGGTGGACAGAAACAGCGGATTGCAATAGCAAGAGCCATTCTAAAAAACCCTCCAATTCTTATGCTCGATGAGGCAACAAGTGCACTTGATTCGGAATCAGAGAAGCTAGTGCAGAATGCGCTGGAGACTGCTATGCAAGGGAGAACTGTCATATTAATTGCACACAGGCTCTCAACCATTGTCAATGCAGATATGATCGTGGTTGTAGACAATGGGCAAGTTACAGAGTCAGGAAAGCACCATGATTTGTTAGATAGTAGCAAGTTCTATAACAACTTGGTTAACATGCAGAATATCACGGTAGAAGATAGCACAAG GGTaatagatgatgatgatgatgatgatgacggAGAAACTGCTGGAACTGAGCTAAAGGATTCATCTGAGAACCAGGAGAAACTAATCACACCTTCAGAGCTAATAAATAAACTTCCAGACTTTCTTGAGCAAGAAAAGCAGAAGGAAGAGAAGTCTTGGGATATATTCTTCAGACTCTGGTTTGGCTTAAACCGTAACGAGCTTGTAAAGACTGCTATTGGCACCTTTGCAGCAGCTTTTTCTGGAATCTCAAAACCTATCTTCGGGTTCTTCATCATAACAATAGGAGTAGCATATTACAAGCCTGATTCAAAGGAAAAAGTAGGAAAATATTCATTAATCTTTTCCTCAATAGGATTGCTTTCACTGCTTAGCCATACTTTGCAGCATTACTTTTTTGGAGTCATAGGAGAGAAGGCCATGAGAAACCTAAGACAAGCTCTCTATTCAG CTGTGCTAAGCAATGAATTAGCTTGGTTCGATAGCCCTAAGAATAGTGTCGGTTCGCTTACCTCACGAATCATCAGTGAAACCTCCACTGTGAAGACAATCATCTCTGATCGTATGTCTGTGATACTTCAATGCATTTCCTCAATACTCATTGCAACAATTGTTAGCTTGATAGTTAATTGGAGAATGGCACTAGTCGCTTGGGCTGTGATGCCTTGCCACTTCATTGGTGGACTAATTCAAGCCAAGTCCGCAAAAGGATTTTCAGGCGACAATGCTGCAGCACAATCAGAACTTGTTTCCCTTACTTCTGAAACCACTGCAAACATAAGGACTGTTGTTTCCTTTTGTCATGAAGATAATATACTTCAGAAAGCCAGAGTGCAGCTTAAGAAATCAACAAGTAAGAACAGAAAGGAAAGTATTAAATACGGGATTATTCAAGGCATATCCCTTTTCTTATGGAATGTAGCTCATGCTATTGCCTTATGGTACACAACAGTCCTGGTTGAGAAAAAACAAGCAAATTTTGAGAACGGAATTAGAGCGTATCAGATATTCTCCCTCACGGTACCCTCAATCACAGAGCTATGGACACTCATTCCCACTGTTGTCTCTGCAATCAGTGTATTAACTCCGGCATTTCAGACATTAGATCGACAAACAAAGATTGATCCGGATACCATAGAAGATCCACCTACCGAGAAGATCAATGGAGAAATTCAATTCCAAAACATTCATTTTCACTACCCACTAAGACCAGAGGTGACTATACTTAACAACTTTAGTTTGCACATTGAGGCTGGATCGAAAGTGGCTCTTGTTGGCCCAAGTGGCGCTGGAAAATCTTCAGTACTAGCCCTTCTGCTGAGATTTTATCTACCTAGAGAAGGTTCTATACTTATTGATGGAAAGAATATCGAGAAGTACAACCTAAGAAAGTTAAGAACACAAATAGGGTTGGTCCAACAAGAGCCACTTCTTTTCAGTTGCTCAATCAGAGAGAACATCTGCTATGGAAATGAAGGAGCTTCTGAAACTGAAATTATAGAGGTATCGAAAAATTCCAACATTCATGAATTCATAAGCAATTTGCCATATGGATATGATACAGTAGTTGGAGAAAAAGGGTGCCAACTTTCTGGTGGACAAAAACAAAGAATAGCTATAGCTAGAACCTTACTCAAAAAGCCTGCAATAATGCTACTCGACGAGGCAACAAGCGCCCTTGACGCGGAGTCTGAAAGTGCAGTAGTGCATGCTTTGGAATCGATACAACTCAACAGTGGTGGCTTGTTGACGAAAACTACACAGATTACAGTTGCACATAGGCTTTCCACCATTAAAAATTCAGACACCATAGTTGTTATGGATAAAGGTTCTGTTGTGGAAATGGGTACACACTCAACCCTGAAACATATATCCGAAGGAGTTTACTCGAGATTCTACCGTCTTCAGAGTGTCAGGCATTAA